A stretch of the bacterium SCSIO 12827 genome encodes the following:
- a CDS encoding universal stress protein has translation MTDAKQPTGAAQPDDDQLTFLCVVDRSEEMSRAVRFASLRARNANRRVALLYVTEPAEFQHWMAIGERMREEAREEAEEMVQAVASVVQRITGKIPPVYIREGKVAEELIKLIDEEQNIALLVLGAATGNEGPGPLIELLVEKQAGRLRVPITIVPGNLTDAQLDAIC, from the coding sequence ATGACCGACGCCAAACAGCCGACCGGCGCCGCCCAGCCGGACGACGATCAGCTTACGTTCCTCTGTGTCGTCGACCGATCCGAGGAAATGTCCCGCGCCGTGCGCTTTGCCAGCCTGCGGGCGCGCAACGCCAATCGCCGTGTGGCCTTGCTTTACGTGACCGAACCCGCCGAATTCCAGCACTGGATGGCGATCGGTGAGCGCATGCGCGAGGAAGCCCGCGAGGAAGCCGAGGAAATGGTGCAGGCCGTGGCCTCGGTGGTGCAACGCATCACGGGCAAGATTCCGCCAGTCTATATCCGCGAGGGTAAGGTCGCCGAGGAACTGATCAAGCTGATCGACGAGGAACAGAACATCGCCCTTCTCGTCCTGGGTGCCGCCACCGGCAACGAAGGCCCGGGACCGCTGATCGAACTATTGGTCGAGAAACAGGCCGGGCGCCTACGCGTGCCGATCACAATCGTGCCCGGCAATCTGACCGACGCGCAGCTCGACGCGATCTGCTGA
- a CDS encoding aldolase has translation MAQTQEQAIDEMVAALAGEKMPDWSVQQRLAVGCRILAAHGHGSGLAGQFTARGDEPDTMWTLPYGLGFEQVTASDYLLVDGDLKVINGKGTPNMANRFHIHVYRARTDVQSIVHTHPPYSSALSMIGEPLRVAHMDTMAFFDDVAHLPHWPGVPFGDEEGEIITNAIGDKSAILLAHHGQLCAGNTIESACVMGIFFEHAARIQLAAMAAGDIKEVDPELGKLAHAWRHKPEAMNVTFRYFARAILEQPAHPLS, from the coding sequence ATGGCGCAAACACAGGAACAGGCAATCGACGAAATGGTCGCGGCCCTGGCCGGAGAAAAAATGCCCGACTGGTCCGTGCAACAGCGCCTGGCGGTCGGCTGCCGGATCCTGGCGGCACATGGTCACGGAAGCGGCCTGGCCGGTCAGTTCACAGCCCGGGGGGATGAGCCGGACACCATGTGGACCCTGCCCTACGGGCTTGGTTTCGAGCAGGTGACAGCATCCGATTATCTTCTCGTCGACGGCGACCTGAAGGTCATCAATGGCAAAGGTACGCCGAACATGGCGAACCGCTTTCACATCCATGTCTACCGCGCGCGCACCGACGTGCAGTCCATCGTCCATACCCACCCCCCCTATTCATCGGCCCTGTCGATGATCGGCGAACCGCTGCGGGTCGCCCATATGGATACGATGGCGTTTTTCGATGACGTCGCGCATCTTCCCCATTGGCCGGGCGTGCCCTTCGGTGACGAGGAAGGCGAGATCATCACCAATGCAATCGGGGACAAATCCGCGATCCTGCTGGCCCATCACGGCCAGCTTTGCGCCGGCAACACCATCGAATCCGCCTGCGTCATGGGGATTTTCTTCGAACACGCGGCGCGCATCCAATTGGCGGCAATGGCGGCGGGTGACATTAAGGAAGTCGATCCGGAACTGGGCAAACTGGCCCATGCCTGGCGCCACAAGCCGGAAGCGATGAACGTGACGTTCCGGTATTTCGCGCGGGCCATCCTGGAACAGCCGGCCCATCCGCTAAGCTGA
- a CDS encoding ribulose-phosphate 3-epimerase, with translation MGRDIKIAPSILSADFARLGEEIRAIDAAGCNYVHVDVMDGHFVPNLTIGPMVVKAIRPHTAKPLDVHLMIDPAQPFLKEYADAGADIITVHAEADKHLDRSLQAIKDLGKKAGVSLNPGTSESAIEYVLDRLDLILVMSVNPGFGGQSFMPSQLPKIKRIREMIGNRPIELEVDGGVNTDTIKSVVDAGADVLVAGSAVFKGDDYAKTIGALRTAAA, from the coding sequence ATGGGCCGGGACATCAAGATCGCGCCGTCCATCCTGTCCGCCGACTTTGCGCGGTTGGGCGAGGAAATCCGGGCGATCGATGCCGCCGGCTGTAACTATGTGCACGTCGATGTCATGGACGGGCATTTCGTGCCCAATCTGACCATCGGCCCCATGGTGGTGAAGGCGATCCGCCCGCATACCGCCAAGCCCCTCGACGTGCACTTGATGATCGACCCGGCGCAGCCGTTCCTCAAGGAGTATGCTGACGCCGGGGCCGACATCATCACGGTCCATGCGGAGGCGGACAAGCACCTCGACCGTTCACTCCAGGCGATCAAGGACCTGGGGAAAAAGGCAGGGGTGTCGCTCAATCCCGGCACCTCGGAAAGCGCCATCGAATACGTGCTCGACCGCCTGGACCTGATCCTGGTGATGTCCGTGAATCCGGGCTTCGGCGGGCAAAGCTTCATGCCGTCCCAATTGCCCAAGATCAAACGCATCCGCGAGATGATCGGCAATCGGCCCATTGAGCTTGAGGTCGACGGCGGCGTTAATACGGACACCATCAAGTCCGTGGTCGATGCCGGGGCCGACGTTCTGGTCGCCGGCAGCGCCGTGTTCAAAGGCGACGACTACGCCAAGACCATCGGCGCCCTGCGGACAGCCGCCGCCTGA
- the fliG gene encoding flagellar motor switch protein FliG, whose amino-acid sequence MARIKDDYRALSGTEKAAIFLLSLHQDQAALLFERMDDEEIRELSAAMSSLGNVHSSVIERLFVEFADKLSSAGGLVGSIDAAERLLKAALSGERVDNIMEEMRGPAGRTMWDKMGNVNEAVLANYLKNEYPQTVAVILSRIRPDHASRVLALLPENFAMEVIMRLLRMEAVQKDIVDHVERTLRNEFMTNLARTARRDSHELMADIFNSLDRNTENRFMTALEERNRESAERIKQLMFTFDDLIKVDPGGIQTLLRQVEKEQLALALKGASDEVKDLFFSNMSERAGKMMKEDMEAMGAVRLKDVDEAQSAIVQVAKNLADSGEIVIATGDEEGELVF is encoded by the coding sequence ATGGCCCGCATCAAGGACGACTATCGAGCCCTATCTGGCACCGAGAAAGCGGCGATCTTCCTGCTGTCCCTGCATCAGGACCAGGCGGCCCTGCTGTTCGAGCGCATGGACGACGAGGAAATCCGCGAGCTATCCGCCGCCATGTCGTCGCTCGGCAACGTCCATTCCTCGGTCATCGAACGGCTGTTCGTCGAATTCGCCGACAAGCTGTCGTCGGCCGGCGGCCTGGTCGGTTCCATCGACGCCGCCGAGCGCCTGTTGAAGGCTGCTCTTTCCGGCGAGCGCGTCGACAACATCATGGAAGAAATGCGCGGCCCGGCCGGCCGCACCATGTGGGACAAGATGGGCAACGTGAACGAAGCGGTGCTCGCCAACTATCTGAAGAACGAATATCCGCAGACCGTCGCCGTCATTCTGTCGCGCATCCGCCCGGACCACGCTTCGCGGGTCCTCGCCCTGCTGCCGGAAAACTTCGCCATGGAAGTGATCATGCGCCTGCTGCGCATGGAAGCCGTGCAGAAGGACATCGTCGACCACGTCGAACGCACGCTGCGCAACGAATTCATGACCAACCTGGCGCGCACGGCGCGGCGCGACAGCCATGAATTGATGGCCGACATCTTCAACTCGCTCGACCGCAACACGGAAAACCGCTTCATGACGGCGCTCGAAGAGCGCAACCGTGAGAGTGCGGAGCGTATCAAGCAGCTGATGTTCACCTTCGACGATCTGATCAAGGTCGACCCGGGCGGCATCCAGACCTTGCTGCGTCAGGTCGAGAAGGAACAGTTGGCGCTGGCCCTCAAGGGGGCATCAGACGAGGTCAAGGACCTGTTCTTCTCCAACATGTCGGAACGCGCCGGCAAGATGATGAAGGAAGACATGGAAGCCATGGGGGCGGTGCGCCTGAAGGACGTGGACGAGGCCCAGTCGGCCATCGTGCAGGTCGCCAAGAACTTGGCCGACAGCGGCGAAATCGTCATCGCCACCGGCGACGAAGAAGGCGAACTGGTGTTCTAG
- a CDS encoding sulfite exporter TauE/SafE family protein has protein sequence MDIYLPIAEMSVNAFAIFGMGAGVGFLSGLFGVGGGFLMTPLLIFTGIPPAVAVATEANQIVAASVSGVLAHWKRGNVDLKMGMVLLVGGVIGSSAGVWLFTVLRELGQVDLVIKLCYVVFLSIIGGLMLVESVRAMMARKRDVPRRQHTHNWLHGLPFKMRFRRSRLYISALLPLGVGIFVGLLAAIMGVGGGFVMVPAMIYLLGMPTSVVVGTSLFQIIFVTANVTVLQSVTNQTVDVVLALILLFGGVIGAQFGARFGGRIRGEQLRGMLALIVLAVCAKLTYDLVATPVDLYSIGLAGH, from the coding sequence TTGGATATCTACCTCCCCATCGCCGAGATGTCGGTCAACGCATTCGCGATTTTCGGCATGGGCGCAGGCGTGGGGTTTCTTTCCGGGCTTTTCGGCGTGGGCGGCGGCTTTCTGATGACCCCGTTGCTCATCTTCACCGGCATTCCACCCGCCGTCGCCGTGGCGACCGAGGCCAACCAGATCGTGGCGGCATCCGTGTCCGGCGTGCTGGCCCATTGGAAACGCGGCAACGTCGACCTGAAAATGGGCATGGTGTTGCTGGTCGGCGGCGTCATCGGATCGTCGGCCGGGGTCTGGCTGTTCACCGTGCTGCGCGAACTGGGTCAGGTCGATCTGGTCATCAAGCTCTGCTACGTCGTGTTCCTGTCGATCATCGGCGGCCTGATGCTGGTCGAAAGCGTGCGCGCCATGATGGCGCGCAAACGCGACGTTCCGCGCCGCCAGCACACGCACAACTGGCTGCACGGGCTGCCATTCAAGATGCGATTCCGTCGTTCCAGGCTGTATATCAGCGCCCTGCTGCCGCTCGGCGTCGGCATTTTCGTGGGCCTTTTGGCCGCCATCATGGGGGTCGGCGGCGGCTTTGTTATGGTCCCGGCCATGATCTATCTGCTCGGCATGCCGACGTCGGTCGTCGTCGGGACCTCCCTGTTCCAGATCATCTTCGTCACCGCCAACGTCACCGTGCTGCAATCGGTGACCAACCAGACCGTGGACGTGGTGCTGGCCCTGATCCTGCTGTTCGGCGGCGTCATCGGGGCCCAATTCGGCGCAAGGTTCGGCGGACGCATCCGCGGCGAACAACTGCGCGGCATGCTGGCGCTGATCGTGCTCGCGGTCTGCGCCAAGCTGACTTACGACCTGGTCGCGACGCCCGTGGATCTTTACTCCATCGGCTTGGCAGGGCACTGA
- a CDS encoding DUF2927 domain-containing protein produces MAAACFFGTVPTARADGPLPPVDDLVKAFETVAFGSETKALAARTTLLRWDTDEIAVNMTQFKSEGERELKPVPAQGFWAKYAWNHLRTLETLTGLTFVDSIAAKKRPRLTIVFTPRDLLTKVPIPGVSVKLQQELSAPGGCYFLSFVGGRMGALDRAFVVVNTDRDGFLIDHCLLEELTQSLGLPNDTDFLRPSIFSDHDTLRKLSPTDEILIRTLYHKRMFAGMTRKAAMTMARLLIAQQLAAKR; encoded by the coding sequence TTGGCTGCCGCCTGTTTTTTCGGCACTGTCCCGACCGCCCGCGCCGATGGCCCTCTGCCGCCGGTCGATGACCTTGTGAAGGCGTTCGAGACCGTCGCCTTCGGTTCGGAAACCAAGGCACTGGCCGCGCGCACGACCCTGTTGCGCTGGGACACGGACGAGATTGCCGTGAACATGACCCAGTTCAAGAGCGAGGGTGAGCGCGAGTTGAAACCCGTGCCCGCACAGGGTTTCTGGGCCAAGTACGCGTGGAACCACCTGCGTACACTCGAAACCCTGACGGGGCTGACCTTCGTCGATTCCATCGCCGCCAAGAAGCGTCCGCGCCTCACCATCGTATTCACGCCCCGCGACCTGTTGACCAAAGTGCCGATCCCGGGCGTCAGCGTCAAGTTACAGCAGGAACTGTCGGCGCCGGGCGGATGCTATTTTCTGTCCTTCGTTGGGGGGCGTATGGGGGCCCTGGACCGGGCCTTCGTTGTCGTCAATACGGACCGCGACGGCTTCCTCATCGATCACTGCCTGCTTGAGGAACTGACACAGTCCCTGGGCCTGCCGAACGACACGGATTTTCTGCGGCCGTCGATTTTTTCCGACCACGACACGCTGCGTAAACTGAGCCCGACGGATGAAATCCTGATCCGCACGCTGTATCACAAGCGCATGTTCGCCGGGATGACGCGCAAAGCAGCCATGACCATGGCGCGCCTGCTGATCGCCCAACAGTTGGCGGCGAAGCGGTAA
- the maiA gene encoding maleylacetoacetate isomerase codes for MTIKLYSRYRNSAGQRVRTTMNLKKVPYDYIAVENMQSDDYQRINPQRLLPAIEIDGRVFSQSTAIIDWLERTYPDPSVFPEDPKDRMDAISFAQFIASEIHAIHNHRVRDHLTDNEGWSEEQSMAWYAHWITAGLTTLETMLRQRPRKTTFCYGESPSVADIYLVPVLFNARWYGFPLDKFPLILEIDAACAELEAFRLAGPEMQPDYPGPNPEHR; via the coding sequence ATGACCATCAAACTGTATTCCCGCTATCGGAACTCCGCCGGGCAACGGGTTCGAACCACGATGAACCTGAAAAAGGTGCCCTACGACTATATCGCTGTCGAGAACATGCAGTCCGACGACTATCAGCGCATCAACCCGCAGAGGCTTTTGCCCGCGATTGAAATCGATGGTCGGGTCTTCAGCCAATCGACGGCGATCATTGATTGGTTGGAGCGGACCTATCCGGATCCGTCCGTTTTCCCGGAAGACCCGAAGGACCGGATGGACGCCATTTCATTCGCCCAATTCATCGCCAGCGAAATTCACGCCATCCACAATCACCGGGTGCGTGACCACCTGACCGACAATGAAGGTTGGAGCGAGGAACAATCCATGGCCTGGTACGCCCATTGGATCACAGCCGGTCTGACGACGCTGGAGACGATGTTACGGCAACGGCCGCGCAAGACGACGTTCTGTTACGGTGAAAGCCCGAGCGTTGCCGATATTTACCTGGTGCCCGTGTTGTTCAACGCGCGCTGGTACGGATTCCCGCTGGATAAGTTCCCGCTGATCCTGGAAATCGACGCCGCTTGCGCCGAGCTGGAGGCCTTTCGTCTGGCGGGCCCGGAAATGCAGCCGGATTATCCCGGGCCAAACCCCGAACATCGCTAG
- a CDS encoding sulfurtransferase TusA family protein, whose translation MAETLDARGLKCPLPVLKAKKALKPLAAGDTLTVIATDPSAPKDFEEFCAATGYGLLESRAEGGEFTIVVRKT comes from the coding sequence ATGGCGGAGACTTTGGATGCGCGCGGCCTGAAATGCCCGCTTCCCGTGCTCAAGGCAAAAAAGGCCCTGAAGCCGCTGGCGGCTGGCGATACACTGACGGTGATCGCAACGGATCCCAGCGCGCCCAAGGATTTCGAGGAATTCTGCGCCGCCACGGGCTACGGCCTGCTCGAGAGCCGCGCCGAAGGCGGGGAATTCACCATCGTCGTGCGCAAGACCTGA
- a CDS encoding TIGR02186 family protein yields the protein MRQLIPFLTILLALTLPDRAQARDITIDLTDPIVSITTGFTGTDLLLYGAVKQAGDLVVVVRGPARDEVVRRKEKMLGVWVNQDELVFDKVPSFYRVSSNRPLKEFMNAADADRLQIGLENLDLRAKVSGKLLPEAPYEFREGLIRNLQRIGLYMTKPDNVVFLSEQLFRTRLRFPANVSVGTFTIEVYLFRDNKLQSTATTLLTVRKFGVEAQVYDLAHRYSLAYGVLAVIIAVVAGWAANAAFRKG from the coding sequence ATGCGACAATTAATCCCCTTCCTGACCATCCTGCTGGCGCTCACCCTGCCCGACCGCGCCCAGGCCCGCGACATCACCATCGACCTGACGGATCCCATCGTGTCGATCACGACCGGGTTCACGGGCACGGACCTGTTGCTCTACGGCGCCGTGAAACAGGCCGGCGATCTGGTTGTCGTCGTGCGCGGCCCGGCACGGGACGAGGTCGTGCGCCGCAAGGAAAAAATGCTCGGCGTTTGGGTCAACCAGGATGAACTGGTGTTTGACAAGGTGCCCTCGTTCTACCGGGTCTCCAGCAACCGCCCACTCAAGGAATTCATGAACGCGGCCGACGCCGACCGCCTGCAGATCGGACTGGAAAACCTCGACCTGCGCGCCAAGGTTTCGGGCAAGCTGCTGCCCGAAGCGCCTTATGAGTTCCGCGAAGGTCTGATTCGCAACCTACAGCGCATCGGCCTGTACATGACCAAGCCGGACAACGTGGTGTTCCTATCTGAACAGCTTTTCCGCACACGCCTGCGGTTTCCGGCCAACGTCTCGGTCGGCACCTTCACCATCGAGGTCTACCTGTTCCGCGACAACAAACTGCAATCGACGGCAACGACGCTGCTGACCGTGCGCAAGTTCGGGGTCGAGGCCCAAGTCTATGATCTCGCCCATCGCTACTCGCTGGCTTACGGCGTGCTTGCCGTGATCATCGCCGTGGTGGCAGGATGGGCGGCGAACGCGGCATTCCGAAAGGGATAA
- a CDS encoding fructose-bisphosphate aldolase class I yields MNLDVLAATAREMVDNHRGLLAADESTGTIKKRFDSIGVESTETVRRDYRELLFRTKGIGKFISGAILYDETIRQKADDGTTLVQLLQAENVIPGIKVDGGAKTLSGSPNEKLTEGLDGLPERVAKYVTLGARFAKWRAVITIGDGMPSDYCIHTNAHALARYARICQEGGLVPIVEPEVLMDGKHTIDVCEDVTTRTLEAVYHELYLQGVQLEGTILKPNMIISASDCPQQASTDEIAARTVKVLKRCVPTAVPGIMFLSGGQSEEEATRNLNAMNANHGPLPWALSYSYGRALQQSALKAWKGEAANVPAAQAALLKRAQLNSAACAGTYAGEAEKAA; encoded by the coding sequence ATGAACCTTGATGTTTTGGCCGCCACGGCGCGGGAAATGGTCGATAATCACCGGGGGCTTCTGGCCGCCGACGAAAGTACGGGCACGATCAAGAAACGGTTTGATTCCATCGGGGTCGAGTCCACGGAAACGGTGCGTCGCGATTACCGCGAACTGCTGTTCCGCACCAAGGGTATCGGCAAGTTCATTTCCGGCGCCATTTTGTATGATGAAACCATCCGCCAGAAGGCAGACGACGGCACCACCCTGGTGCAGCTGCTGCAGGCGGAAAACGTCATTCCGGGGATCAAGGTCGACGGCGGTGCCAAGACGCTGTCCGGCAGCCCGAATGAGAAATTGACCGAGGGGCTCGACGGCCTGCCGGAACGGGTTGCCAAATACGTTACGCTGGGGGCGCGTTTCGCCAAATGGCGCGCGGTCATCACCATCGGTGACGGCATGCCGTCCGATTACTGCATCCACACCAACGCCCACGCGCTGGCGCGCTATGCCCGCATCTGCCAGGAAGGCGGACTGGTGCCGATCGTCGAACCAGAAGTCCTGATGGACGGCAAGCACACCATTGATGTCTGCGAAGACGTCACAACCAGGACCCTGGAAGCGGTCTATCACGAGCTTTACCTGCAGGGTGTGCAGCTTGAAGGCACGATCCTGAAGCCGAACATGATCATTTCCGCGTCGGATTGTCCGCAGCAGGCCTCGACCGACGAGATCGCCGCGCGCACGGTGAAGGTGCTGAAGCGTTGCGTGCCGACGGCCGTGCCGGGGATCATGTTCCTGTCCGGCGGTCAGTCGGAAGAGGAAGCGACCCGCAACCTCAACGCCATGAACGCCAACCACGGCCCGCTGCCCTGGGCGCTCAGCTATTCCTATGGTCGCGCCCTGCAGCAAAGTGCGCTGAAGGCCTGGAAGGGCGAGGCTGCGAATGTGCCCGCCGCCCAGGCTGCGTTGCTGAAGCGCGCGCAGTTGAACAGCGCCGCTTGCGCCGGGACCTACGCCGGCGAAGCGGAGAAAGCCGCCTAA
- a CDS encoding sulfite exporter TauE/SafE family protein — translation MDIYMPIAEMSVNVPLILAVGAGVGLLSGLFGVGGGFLMTPLLFFIGIPSAVAVATGASLIVAASISGVLAHWKRGNVDFRMGGFLLVGGVVGSSVGVWLFTVLREQGHIDLVIRVSYVVFLAIIGGLMLVESARAMMRKKKNQSRRDHMHNWLHGLPFKVRFRRSRLYISALPPLAVGLFVGLLAGIMGVGGGFVMVPAMIYVLGMPTAVVVGTSLFQIIFVSANVTILQSATNQTVDIVLALILLIGGVLGAQFGARLGAKMQGEQLRGLLALIVLGVCAKLTYELVLQPADLFSIAEVARY, via the coding sequence TTGGATATCTATATGCCCATCGCCGAAATGTCGGTGAACGTCCCTCTTATCTTGGCGGTCGGCGCCGGTGTGGGGCTCCTGTCGGGCCTGTTTGGAGTCGGCGGCGGGTTCCTGATGACACCGCTGCTGTTCTTCATCGGCATCCCATCGGCCGTGGCCGTGGCGACCGGGGCAAGCCTGATCGTCGCCGCGTCGATTTCCGGGGTGCTGGCCCATTGGAAACGCGGCAACGTCGACTTCCGCATGGGCGGCTTCCTTCTGGTCGGCGGCGTCGTTGGGTCATCGGTCGGGGTCTGGCTATTCACCGTGCTGCGCGAACAGGGTCATATCGACCTTGTCATCCGCGTCAGTTACGTCGTGTTCCTGGCGATTATCGGCGGTCTGATGCTGGTGGAAAGTGCGCGCGCCATGATGCGCAAGAAGAAGAACCAGTCCCGTCGCGACCATATGCACAATTGGCTGCACGGCCTGCCGTTCAAGGTCCGGTTCCGCCGTTCCAGGCTGTATATCAGCGCCCTGCCGCCGCTTGCCGTCGGCCTGTTCGTCGGCCTTCTGGCCGGCATCATGGGCGTGGGCGGCGGCTTCGTCATGGTTCCCGCGATGATCTACGTCCTGGGCATGCCGACGGCGGTGGTGGTCGGTACGTCCCTGTTCCAGATCATCTTCGTTTCGGCCAACGTGACCATCCTGCAGTCAGCGACCAACCAGACGGTGGACATCGTGCTGGCGCTGATCCTGCTGATCGGCGGCGTGCTCGGCGCCCAGTTCGGCGCCCGCCTGGGGGCAAAGATGCAGGGCGAACAACTGCGCGGGCTGTTGGCGCTGATCGTTCTCGGCGTCTGCGCCAAACTGACTTACGAGCTTGTTCTGCAACCGGCCGATCTGTTCTCCATCGCTGAAGTCGCCCGCTATTGA
- a CDS encoding FadR family transcriptional regulator has protein sequence MGWDGRDRWEKVSLGLKLGNPIIYLFHFLFDMDICRTTQRAGDFARPVELTENAMVLETPDKADAVLSFSPVKAVLRHQSIIEQIMGLIESGTLQVGDKFPPERVLADRWQVSRPVLREAFRVLQSQGIVESRHGDGRYVRSVRALDANDLRRRHLIDRRESLLQIWEVRTLLEVQAARLAAVNASEEQIRAIERPIILMGEMAAPDSRETDLNMEIHTAVALASGNDYLAQMILMALEEYRALDFKEAVPIEEWKGLQEEHWPIARAIRSRSAERAGAVMTQHFEDLKRALDKWSGPTN, from the coding sequence ATGGGATGGGACGGCCGAGACCGATGGGAAAAGGTATCTCTGGGTTTAAAATTGGGCAACCCAATTATCTATCTATTCCATTTTTTGTTTGATATGGATATTTGTAGGACGACGCAACGCGCGGGTGATTTCGCCCGCCCGGTCGAATTGACGGAGAACGCCATGGTGCTCGAAACCCCGGATAAAGCGGATGCCGTCCTGTCGTTTTCCCCGGTCAAGGCGGTCCTCCGTCATCAGTCGATCATCGAGCAGATCATGGGGCTCATCGAGTCCGGCACCTTGCAGGTGGGCGACAAATTCCCGCCCGAGCGGGTGCTGGCGGACCGCTGGCAGGTCAGCCGGCCGGTTCTGCGCGAGGCCTTCCGCGTGCTGCAATCGCAGGGGATTGTGGAAAGCCGCCACGGCGACGGGCGTTATGTGCGCTCCGTCCGCGCGCTGGATGCCAACGATCTGCGTCGCCGACACCTGATCGACCGCCGCGAATCCCTGTTGCAGATCTGGGAAGTGCGCACCTTGTTGGAGGTGCAGGCCGCGCGCCTGGCGGCGGTCAATGCCAGCGAGGAACAAATTCGGGCGATTGAGCGCCCGATCATCTTGATGGGCGAAATGGCCGCTCCCGATTCTCGGGAGACCGATCTGAATATGGAAATCCATACCGCCGTCGCCCTGGCCTCGGGCAACGACTATCTGGCGCAGATGATCCTCATGGCCCTTGAGGAATACCGCGCCCTTGATTTCAAGGAAGCCGTTCCGATCGAGGAATGGAAGGGGCTTCAGGAAGAACACTGGCCGATCGCCAGGGCGATCCGGTCCCGGTCCGCCGAACGCGCGGGTGCTGTGATGACCCAACATTTCGAAGACCTGAAACGGGCCCTCGACAAATGGTCCGGACCAACCAATTAG